A single region of the Pseudomonas sp. VD-NE ins genome encodes:
- a CDS encoding ABC transporter permease subunit — MKRFRFSSLMLVLGLLFIYLPMLILVIYSFNASKLVTVWGGWSIKWYVGLLDNTQLMGSVLRSLEIACYTAVAAVALGTLAAFVLTRITRFKGRTLFGGLVTAPLVMPEVITGLSLLLLFVAMAQMIGWPQERGIVTIWIAHTTFCAAYVAVVVSARLRELDLSIEEAAMDLGARPWKVFFLITIPMIAPSLAAGGMMSFALSLDDLVLASFVSGPGSTTLPMEVFSAVRLGVKPEINAVASLILLAVSIVTFMVWFFSRRAEEARKKAIQQAIEESAADSWKQPDVRRAPAPEAA; from the coding sequence ATGAAGCGCTTCCGTTTCTCCAGCCTGATGCTGGTACTGGGTCTGTTGTTCATCTATCTGCCGATGCTGATCCTGGTGATCTACTCGTTCAACGCCTCGAAACTGGTGACGGTGTGGGGCGGCTGGTCGATCAAGTGGTACGTCGGCCTGCTCGACAACACGCAACTGATGGGCTCGGTGCTGCGCTCGCTGGAAATCGCCTGCTACACCGCGGTCGCCGCGGTGGCGCTGGGTACGCTGGCAGCGTTCGTGCTGACCCGCATCACCCGCTTCAAGGGCCGCACGCTGTTCGGCGGTCTGGTCACCGCGCCGCTGGTGATGCCGGAAGTGATCACCGGTCTGTCGCTGTTGCTGCTGTTCGTGGCCATGGCGCAGATGATCGGCTGGCCGCAGGAACGCGGCATCGTCACCATCTGGATCGCCCACACCACATTCTGTGCGGCGTATGTAGCGGTGGTGGTGTCGGCGCGTCTGCGTGAGCTCGACCTGTCGATTGAAGAAGCGGCGATGGACCTCGGTGCTCGGCCGTGGAAGGTGTTCTTCCTGATCACCATTCCGATGATCGCGCCATCGCTGGCGGCGGGCGGCATGATGTCGTTCGCGCTGTCGCTGGATGACCTGGTGCTAGCGAGTTTCGTTTCCGGTCCGGGTTCGACGACCCTGCCGATGGAAGTGTTCTCGGCGGTGCGTCTGGGCGTGAAGCCTGAGATCAACGCCGTGGCGAGTCTGATTCTGCTGGCCGTGTCGATCGTGACCTTCATGGTCTGGTTCTTCAGCCGCCGTGCTGAAGAAGCGCGCAAGAAAGCCATCCAGCAAGCCATCGAAGAAAGCG
- a CDS encoding ABC transporter permease subunit produces MPNGRQLVIGVPFIWLFLFFMLPFFIVLKISFAEADVAIPPYTEIYTYAEQKLQLLLNLGNYAMLAGDELYIAAYLGSLKMAFFSTLLCLLIGYPMAYAIATARKEMQTVLVLLIMMPTWTAILIRVYAWMGILSNNGLLNGFLMSMGFIDEPLQILNTNLAVYIGVVYSYLPFMILPLYANLVKHDHSLLEAASDLGSSTFNSFWKITIPLSKNGIIAGCMLVFIPVVGEFVIPELLGGPETLMIGKVLWQEFFNNRDWPVASALAVVMLAILIVPIILFNRSQAKEMEGKE; encoded by the coding sequence ATCCCCAATGGCCGGCAGTTGGTCATCGGGGTCCCGTTCATCTGGCTGTTTCTGTTTTTCATGTTGCCGTTCTTCATCGTCCTGAAGATCAGCTTCGCCGAAGCCGACGTGGCCATCCCGCCGTACACCGAGATTTACACGTACGCGGAGCAGAAGCTGCAACTGCTGCTGAATCTGGGCAACTACGCGATGCTGGCGGGCGACGAGTTGTACATCGCCGCTTACCTCGGCTCGCTGAAGATGGCGTTTTTCAGCACGCTGTTGTGCCTGTTGATCGGCTACCCGATGGCCTACGCCATCGCCACCGCCCGTAAAGAGATGCAAACGGTGCTGGTGCTGCTGATCATGATGCCGACATGGACCGCGATCCTGATCCGCGTTTACGCGTGGATGGGCATCCTCAGCAACAACGGTTTGCTCAACGGTTTCCTGATGAGCATGGGCTTCATTGATGAGCCTTTGCAGATCCTCAACACCAATCTCGCGGTGTACATCGGTGTCGTTTACTCGTACCTGCCGTTCATGATCCTGCCGCTGTACGCCAACCTGGTGAAGCACGATCACAGCCTGCTGGAAGCCGCTTCCGACCTCGGGTCGAGCACCTTCAACAGCTTCTGGAAAATCACTATTCCACTGTCCAAGAACGGGATCATTGCCGGCTGCATGCTGGTGTTCATCCCGGTGGTGGGCGAGTTCGTGATCCCGGAACTGCTCGGCGGTCCGGAAACCCTGATGATCGGTAAAGTGCTCTGGCAAGAGTTCTTCAACAACCGCGACTGGCCGGTGGCGTCCGCGCTGGCGGTGGTGATGCTGGCGATCCTGATTGTGCCGATCATTCTGTTCAACCGCAGTCAGGCCAAGGAAATGGAGGGTAAAGAATGA